A stretch of Zootoca vivipara chromosome 13, rZooViv1.1, whole genome shotgun sequence DNA encodes these proteins:
- the ALKBH2 gene encoding DNA oxidative demethylase ALKBH2 isoform X1 — protein sequence MDKFIVRGPVKTTATKSKRKSPGPKWEEADSGEEGSGRSKKRPKLDASHQSKTALIGASWKHIRAEGLNCDYRILFNKAEADRIFQELEKEVEYFEAGEFTKLHIFGKWHNIPRKQVTYGDAGLTYTYSGVTFSPKPWIPVLDHIRDQIQLTTGDTFNFVLINRYKDGHDHMGEHRDDERELAPRSPIASVSFGACRDFVFRHKDSRGKNPSRYIEAVKLQLEHGSLLMMNFPTNRYWYHSLPSRKKLLAPRINLTFRKVMVLTPAQ from the exons ATGGATAAATTCATTGTCCGGGGGCCTGTTAAGACCACAGCAACAAAGAGCAAGAGGAAGTCCCCTGGGCCAAAGTGGGAGGAGGCTGACTCTGGtgaggaaggcagtggaagaagcAAGAAGAGGCCCAAGCTGGATGCATCCCACCAAAGCAAGACTGCCTTGATAGGTGCTTCGTGGAAACACATCCGGGCAGAAGGGCTCAACTGCGATTATAGGATCCTTTTCAACAAAGCAGAGGCTGACAGGATCTTCCAGGAGCTTGAAAAGGAAGTAGAATATTTTGAAG CAGGAGAGTTCACTAAACTCCACATATTCGGAAAGTGGCACAACATCCCAAGGAAACAAGTGACCTACGGGGATGCTGGCTTGACATACACATACTCAGGGGTCACTTTCTCACCCAAGCCATGGATTCCAGTTCTGGACCACATAAGAGACCAAATCCAGCTAACCACCGGGGACACCTTCAATTTTGTTCTCATTAACAG GTATAAGGATGGTCATGATCACATGGGAGAGCACAGAGACGACGAGCGAGAGCTGGCCCCTCGCAGCCCCATTGCATCTGTGTCCTTTGGAGCCTGCAGAGACTTTGTCTTCCGGCACAAGGATTCCCGAGGCAAAAACCCCTCGCGCTACATTGAGGCTGTCAAGTTGCAGCTGGAGCATGGGAGCTTGTTGATGATGAACTTCCCCACCAACCGTTACTGGTACCACAGCCTGCCCAGTCGCAAGAAGCTCCTGGCTCCAAGAATCAACCTGACATTTCGAAAAGTGATGGTGCTGACCCCAGCGCAATGA
- the ALKBH2 gene encoding DNA oxidative demethylase ALKBH2 isoform X2, protein MDKFIVRGPVKTTATKSKRKSPGPKWEEADSGEEGSGRSKKRPKLDASHQSKTALIGASWKHIRAEGLNCDYRILFNKAEADRIFQELEKEVEYFEGEFTKLHIFGKWHNIPRKQVTYGDAGLTYTYSGVTFSPKPWIPVLDHIRDQIQLTTGDTFNFVLINRYKDGHDHMGEHRDDERELAPRSPIASVSFGACRDFVFRHKDSRGKNPSRYIEAVKLQLEHGSLLMMNFPTNRYWYHSLPSRKKLLAPRINLTFRKVMVLTPAQ, encoded by the exons ATGGATAAATTCATTGTCCGGGGGCCTGTTAAGACCACAGCAACAAAGAGCAAGAGGAAGTCCCCTGGGCCAAAGTGGGAGGAGGCTGACTCTGGtgaggaaggcagtggaagaagcAAGAAGAGGCCCAAGCTGGATGCATCCCACCAAAGCAAGACTGCCTTGATAGGTGCTTCGTGGAAACACATCCGGGCAGAAGGGCTCAACTGCGATTATAGGATCCTTTTCAACAAAGCAGAGGCTGACAGGATCTTCCAGGAGCTTGAAAAGGAAGTAGAATATTTTGAAG GAGAGTTCACTAAACTCCACATATTCGGAAAGTGGCACAACATCCCAAGGAAACAAGTGACCTACGGGGATGCTGGCTTGACATACACATACTCAGGGGTCACTTTCTCACCCAAGCCATGGATTCCAGTTCTGGACCACATAAGAGACCAAATCCAGCTAACCACCGGGGACACCTTCAATTTTGTTCTCATTAACAG GTATAAGGATGGTCATGATCACATGGGAGAGCACAGAGACGACGAGCGAGAGCTGGCCCCTCGCAGCCCCATTGCATCTGTGTCCTTTGGAGCCTGCAGAGACTTTGTCTTCCGGCACAAGGATTCCCGAGGCAAAAACCCCTCGCGCTACATTGAGGCTGTCAAGTTGCAGCTGGAGCATGGGAGCTTGTTGATGATGAACTTCCCCACCAACCGTTACTGGTACCACAGCCTGCCCAGTCGCAAGAAGCTCCTGGCTCCAAGAATCAACCTGACATTTCGAAAAGTGATGGTGCTGACCCCAGCGCAATGA